The segment AGCTTATTAGAACCGCTCCGAAGTACAACGGCAAATTTTCGCGATCACGGCCTTTCATGGGAGCTGCGCGCGAACAGCATTAATGGCAATGCGCAACCAATGCGGCGGTGCAGCATGTTGCGATGCGTGTGAGCGTCAGCCGCGCGCGATGTCGCTCTTGATGTCGCCCTTGGCGAGGTCCCACATCAGCGCATAGGTACCGACCGAGACCGGCACCGGCAAGGGCGATGCGGCTGGCCCGGTGAAGCGCTCGGCGATGGCGGTCGAGACCGCGCTGACCTGCGTGCCGTCGATCAGCACGAACCAGTCGCGCGCCCCTTCGTTGCGGATAGCTGGAATCTCGGGCGTTGCGCCCGACAATTCTGGCTCGCTTTCGAGCAGATGCATTGAGATGATGCCAGGAAGCTTCTCCGGGGCCAGCTTCTCTTGCAGTGCATCACGCCAGGCGCCTGCGTTGTCGGGCGTCGGCCGGAGCCGCACCACGCCGAGCGCGGCGCCGCGGCCGGTGCCGCTGCTGATCGTGATGCGCGCGACCACGCGCAACATGTTCTTGAAGCGCGCCATGGTCTGGCGCGACCAGTCGGTCGGGCTTGCGAGCCGCGCCCGATAGGCGGGGCTGTCGAGCACGTCGAGCGTCGCGGTCGAATACAGGCAGAGATATTTGGGATTGGCCGCGTGCGCGACATAGCGCCGCGCCTCCAGAAAACCCTCGATCGCAACGCGCTCTTGCAGAT is part of the Bradyrhizobium commune genome and harbors:
- a CDS encoding DUF4286 family protein, with translation MPLAGTGMLLTSMNIDVSDEAEFNRWYDREHLQERVAIEGFLEARRYVAHAANPKYLCLYSTATLDVLDSPAYRARLASPTDWSRQTMARFKNMLRVVARITISSGTGRGAALGVVRLRPTPDNAGAWRDALQEKLAPEKLPGIISMHLLESEPELSGATPEIPAIRNEGARDWFVLIDGTQVSAVSTAIAERFTGPAASPLPVPVSVGTYALMWDLAKGDIKSDIARG